CGGATCGTTTGTCCTCAATCGATGATATGCTTGGGACAGTAGGTGAACGTACCGTGTTTGTCGGTGATGGTGCACTCGCGTTCCGAGCAGTAATCGAGGAAAGGTTAAAAGGTAGTTGTGTTTTTGCGCCTGTTGATGGACATCAGGTGAGGGCTTCTAATGTGGGTACTCTAGGTTTGTGGAAGTTTCGGAGAGACGGTGGTGAGGATCCTCTTACTTTTGTGCCTCGGTACTTGCGTGTTTCGGCAGCTGAAGAAAAGGTGTGAACATGCAAGCCAGGGAATTTCATAATGGTTTGACAATATACCCTAATTTGTATAGCATAGACAGTGCTAGTCGGATTTTATGGAGACAAAACATACAGAACCCATCTTAAAGGAGGGAATGCCCTTTATAATCCCTCTTATTTTTCTAACACTGATTGCTGCGATATGCCGTTTTCCTTTTTTGGCAGTTCTCTTGGGCGTATCTACGCTTTTCGTATCATGGTTTTTCCGTAACCCTGAGCGAAACATTCCATCCAATCCTGCATTGATTCTCGCGCCGGCGGATGGGAGGATTATCAAGGTGGAGAATGGTGTAACACATGAGATGTTGGGTGAGCCCTGCAGGAAGGTTAGCATATTTATGAATGTGTTTAATGTGCATGTGAACAGGGCTCCCTGTGGGGGTCTTGTGGAGGATATAAGTTACCGAAAGGGACAATTTTTTGCCGCGAATTTGGACCGGGCTGTATTTGAAAATGAACAGAACGCCCTTTTGTTGAGGAGGGAGGATGGGAAAAAACTAGTTGTTGTTCAAATCGCAGGTCTCGTGGCAAGAAGGATTGTTTGCTGGGTTACAAGGGGCACAGAGGTGTTGAGGGGACAGAGGTTTGGGATGATTAAATTTGGTTCCCGGCTTGATGTTTATCTTCCTGTGGAGACACGTATTCTGGTAAAAGTTGGAGATCGTGTCCTTGCCGGGGAGTCACCTATAGGAGAATTGCCATGAAATCAATGAAAAGACCAGCGAGGAAAGAAAGGGTAAAGAAGGGGATTTATGTACTTCCCAATCTCTTCACGACGGCAAGCCTCTTCTGCGGTTTTTATGCCATCTTGGCTGCTATGAAAGGATTATTCGATCTGGCCGCGGTAGCCATACTGATTTCAGCGGTTTTGGACGGCCTCGATGGTCGTATTGCCAGGATGACTAATACTACGAGCAAATTTGGTGTGGAATACGATTCGTTAGCAGATTTAGTGGCTTTTGGTGTGGCGCCGGCAGTACTGCTTTACAAGTGGTCCTTGTTCGATTTGGGAAAATGGGGTTTCTCCGTTGCCTTCCTGTTTATGGTGTGTGGGGCTTTGAGACTTGCCCGTTTTAACGTTCAGGTAGGGGTGGTCGACAGCAAGGTCTTTAATGGTCTTCCCATTCCGGGTGCAGCTGCCGTAGTGGCATCTTCTGTTCTTCTCTTTTATAAACTTGGAGGTAAAGGTGAATTTCATCATCCCGTTGTTCCTCTAGCTGCGGTTTTACTCTCCTTCTTTATGGTTAGCAGTATTAAGTATTACAGCTTTAAAGATCTTAACCTCTTTGCCCGGAAACCGTTTGTTTTCTTAGTATTACTTGTTGTTATTCTGATCCTCATAATTACAGAACCGCAGATCATAATTTTTACATTGGTCACTGGTTACAGTATATCGGGGCCTTTTTTGTTTTTCACCCGTGAATTTCAGAAGTATTTCCGTAAGATAAAGGAGCATCGGCTCAAGAAGAAATACATCACAATTTGAATGTTGCGGAGGAGGATTGTATGAAAGCACGATCAGTGGCTGTTGTCGGCGCTACAGGGGCTGTCGGCAACGAGATGGTTAAAATTCTGGAAGAAAGGGATTTCCCTGTAAGAGAGCTGAAGCTGTTGGCCTCGGAGAGATCGATTGGTAAGTACATTGATTTTAAAGGAGAGAGTATTCCTGTGGACGTGCTTCGGGACGATTCCTTCAAGGGTGTGGAAATAGCATTGTTCTCCGCAGGGGCCTCCATTAGTAGGCAGTTTGCACCGGTAGCAGCTGCAGAGGGTTGTGTGGTAGTTGATAACTCGAGTGCCTTCCGCATGGAGCCCGATATTCCCCTTGTGGTGCCGGAGGTGAACCCTGAAACAATTGTCTTATATAAGAATCGGGGCATCATCTCTAATCCTAACTGTTCCACTATTCAGATGGTGGTGGCTTTGAAACCCATTTACGATGCAGTTGGTATAAAGAGGATTGTGGTATCAACATACCAGTCTGTTTCGGGAACAGGCCGAAGAGCGATAGAAGAACTGGAGAAACAGACAAAAGCACTCCTCATGTTTCAGGAACCGGAAGTGGAAGTTTATCCTCATCAGATTGCATTTAACTGTATTCCCCATATAGATGTTTTTTTGGAAAATGGATATACGCGGGAAGAGATGAAGATGGTCCATGAAACTAAAAAGATTATGAATGATCAGAACATTGCCATAACAGCCACGACGGTCAGAGTTCCTGTGTTCTATTCCCACTCTGAGTCTGTGAATGTGGAAACTTACAAGAAAATAACCCCTCAAGAAGTGCGGAGGTTACTCTCAGAAGCACCAGGGGTTGTGGTGTTGGACGATCCTGCCAATAATGTTTACCCAATGGCGATTGGGGCAGCTGGTTGTGATGAGGTATTTGTGGGGAGGATACGGGAGGATGAGTCTATTCCTAATGGTATCAATATGTGGATCGTTTCGGATAATCTGCGAAAGGGAGCGGCATTGAATGCTGTTCAGATTGCGGAGATTCTCATAAGGGATTATCTCTGATCCCCTAGGGCGGCTGTTACTGTTTGGGGTATGAGGATTACGGGTGGTTTAGCGAAGGGGAAGAGATTGATCCCACCAAGGAGTACTTCACTTCGGCCTACGACCGCAGGTGTGCGGGAGGCCATTTTTAACATACTTGCAAGTGTTGAAGGATTGACTTTTCTTGATCTTTACGCGGGTTCGGGGGGGGTGGGACTGGAAGCGTTAAGCCGTGGAGCTCGGAAGGTAGTGTTTGTGGAGAAGAACGCGAAAATGGCGGCGTTCATAAGGGATATGACAAGAAGTATGGAGTGGGGTGATAGGGTGGAAGTGCTGTGTGTCGAGGTGAAAAAGGCTATAAACATTCTTAGCAATAAGAAGGAAACTTACGATGTTATATTTGCCGATCCACCCTACAATAAAGGTTTGGTGAACTGGATCTTAAGGACCGTTCTGACAGAGAGGTTGTTAAAGGATCAGGGAGTTTTTATTATACAGCATTCCACCCGGGAACCTATTAGCTGTGGGGAGCTTCATTCTAAAATGCTGGAAGTTAGGGAGAGGCAATACGGAGAAACTGCGTTGTCACTTATAAGACTAAGGAAAGGAGAAGAGGGTCCATGAAAAAGATAGCTGTGTATCCCGGGTCATTCGATCCCATCACCAATGGTCATTTAGACATCATAAATCGTGCCCTTCGTGTATTTGATGAACTTATAGTTCTTGTGGCT
This genomic interval from Syntrophales bacterium contains the following:
- a CDS encoding phosphatidylserine decarboxylase family protein → METKHTEPILKEGMPFIIPLIFLTLIAAICRFPFLAVLLGVSTLFVSWFFRNPERNIPSNPALILAPADGRIIKVENGVTHEMLGEPCRKVSIFMNVFNVHVNRAPCGGLVEDISYRKGQFFAANLDRAVFENEQNALLLRREDGKKLVVVQIAGLVARRIVCWVTRGTEVLRGQRFGMIKFGSRLDVYLPVETRILVKVGDRVLAGESPIGELP
- the pssA gene encoding CDP-diacylglycerol--serine O-phosphatidyltransferase translates to MKSMKRPARKERVKKGIYVLPNLFTTASLFCGFYAILAAMKGLFDLAAVAILISAVLDGLDGRIARMTNTTSKFGVEYDSLADLVAFGVAPAVLLYKWSLFDLGKWGFSVAFLFMVCGALRLARFNVQVGVVDSKVFNGLPIPGAAAVVASSVLLFYKLGGKGEFHHPVVPLAAVLLSFFMVSSIKYYSFKDLNLFARKPFVFLVLLVVILILIITEPQIIIFTLVTGYSISGPFLFFTREFQKYFRKIKEHRLKKKYITI
- a CDS encoding aspartate-semialdehyde dehydrogenase, yielding MKARSVAVVGATGAVGNEMVKILEERDFPVRELKLLASERSIGKYIDFKGESIPVDVLRDDSFKGVEIALFSAGASISRQFAPVAAAEGCVVVDNSSAFRMEPDIPLVVPEVNPETIVLYKNRGIISNPNCSTIQMVVALKPIYDAVGIKRIVVSTYQSVSGTGRRAIEELEKQTKALLMFQEPEVEVYPHQIAFNCIPHIDVFLENGYTREEMKMVHETKKIMNDQNIAITATTVRVPVFYSHSESVNVETYKKITPQEVRRLLSEAPGVVVLDDPANNVYPMAIGAAGCDEVFVGRIREDESIPNGINMWIVSDNLRKGAALNAVQIAEILIRDYL
- the rsmD gene encoding 16S rRNA (guanine(966)-N(2))-methyltransferase RsmD — translated: MRITGGLAKGKRLIPPRSTSLRPTTAGVREAIFNILASVEGLTFLDLYAGSGGVGLEALSRGARKVVFVEKNAKMAAFIRDMTRSMEWGDRVEVLCVEVKKAINILSNKKETYDVIFADPPYNKGLVNWILRTVLTERLLKDQGVFIIQHSTREPISCGELHSKMLEVRERQYGETALSLIRLRKGEEGP